The Pseudomonadota bacterium genomic interval ATCGCAAGCATTTTTTCTGCACGCCGATGGCGCAGGTACCAAGAGTATAGTTGCATACCTGCTCTACCGCGAAACTAACGACCCCTCCTGGTTTCGCTCCCTCGCGACCGATAGCCTGGTGATGAATCTGGACGATGTCGCCTGTTCCGGAGGACTCTCTGGACTGGTGCTGAGTAATACTATCGGCCGAAATCGCTCCTGCGTTCCAGACGAGGCGATTAGCCAAATCATACAGGGCTACCGAGATTGCGCGGCGATGCTGGCAAACGAGGGACTCCCGATTGCTCTAAGTGGTGGCGAGACAGCCGATGTTGGAGATCTCGTTCGAACCGTTATCGTAGACTCAACTCTGTGCGCCCGAATTCCTCGCTCTGAACTTGTAGATACCTTTCGAGTTAAGGCTGGCGATGCGATCGTCGGATTCAGCTCAACCGGCAGATGCCGATACGAGCAGGCTGCTAACTCAAGTATCGGAAGTAATGGCCTGACCCTTGCCCGTAACGTGCTACTGTCGCGCTACCATCCAGAGACCTATCCAGAGGTAGGGGACGAAAAGCTCTCGCCAGAGAGTGCCTATCGTGGCCCATTCAAGGTGACAGATAATATAGCCTCCCTCGGTATGAGCGTTGGAGAGGCGCTCCTCTCGCCAACCCGTACATACGCCCCACTGATACTTAAGATCCTAACTACATTTAGAGAGCAGACCCACTCCTTAATTCACTGTAGCGGCGGAGGCCAAACTAAAATTAAGCGCTTTGGGCAGGGTGTGCGCTTTGAAAAGAGTAACCTATTCCCCACTCCGCCCTTATTTGAAGAGATCCAACGGTGCGGCAAGATCCCCTGGAACGAGATGTACTCGGTATTTAATATGGGGCATCGCCTTGAAGCGTGCGTTGAGCCGGCAGTAGCTAGTGAGATAATATCTCTGGCAGCGGAATTTGGGATTGCCGCTCAGGTTATAGGACGGGTAACCTCAAGTGAGGGAGAAAACGAGGTGCTAATAGATTCACCATACGGCACCTTTTTATACTAATGGGCTCTTCTGATATCGACCAATTTAATAACGTCTCCGCAGCCCTCTCCATCGGAGAGGCGTTTTGGTCCCGTGCGCGCGCGCATCCCGACTCCCCTCTCTTTCGATACGCCGTAGCGCCGCATGCTGACGCTACAAGAGTATGGCGCAGTGAAACGTATGCCTCTGTTACTCCAGCGATCGCTAGGATTGCGCACCACCTGAGCGCACTCGGAGTGCGGCCAGGAACGCCGGTAGCGATCCTATCTCATACCAGAGCGGAGTGGCTCTTGGCGGATATCGCCATTCAGACCCTCGGAGGTATCACCGTTAGTATCTATCAAAGCCAGCCAGCCGTAGAGGTTGGATTTGTCCTGCATGATTCCGGTGCTCGAATTGTTTTTATTGAGAACGAGGAGCAGGCGCAGAAGATCTCTTGGCTTAAGAATAATCTGTGCACAATTCCGGAAAGGGAGGGCATTCTAGCTAGCACCGTGCAGGTTCAGGTTGATACAGTTATTAACTTTGAGCAGATCGATAAGCAGATCGATACGGGGTTGCCCTCAACATATCTAGCCGATCTGATTACGAACCCAGAGATTTCTGCGACGCCTCCCACTGTTCCCGATTCTATAAATCACGCTAGCATCGCCTCCTACGTATATACCTCCGGCACGACCGGTGCTCCGAAAGGGGTTATTCAGAGCCACGGTAATCACCTCTCAAATGTCAGGCAGGCGGCTGAAGGTGGGATATTCGTGCTCGATGGCTCTCTCTTTCTCTATCTGCCGCTCGCGCACTCCTTCGCTCGACTGGTCTACTACGTAGGGGCGCTTACGAGCGCATACTTAGCTCTTCCAGCCATTGTCGACCATAAAACATCCAAGATCGACCTCTCTTCGATAGCAAAGGACCTGCGCGAATCTGGCGCATCGGTTATCCCCTCAGTGCCCCGCCTCTTTGAGAAGATGGCAGCAGTGCTTCAGTCACGCGCCAGCGGCAAGGGGTTACAGCAGCGGGTATTGGCTCTATGCATCTCTAATGCCCAGAAAACTTATGAGCGCCGCTTTGCAAAGGCGCCCCTTTCGCTACTTGAACAGATCCTTTTCTATGGCCTCGCACCGATTAGAGAGAAGATTAAGCGCCAGCTTTTTGGCGTTGGATTTCGGCATGCGATCTCTGGCGGAGCCAAACTGGACCCGGGAATTAACAAGTTCTTTGATGCCCTAGAGATCACTATCTGTGAGGGCTATGGACTAACTGAGACCTGTGTTGCAACGCACGTTAATCGTCCATTACATCGTAAGATCGGAAGCGTTGGGCCAGCTCTTGATCAGGTTGAAACGCTCATCCTAGCAGAGGACGGCGAGATTCTATTGCGTGGCCCCAACGTTACCCGCGGATATCTTAATAGACCTTTAGCGACGAAGGAGTCTTGGGATAATGAGGGTTGGTTTCACACCGGTGATATCGGCAAGATCGATCCCGATGGGTTTCTCTTTATTACAGATAGAAAGAAGGAGTTAGTCATCACCGCTGGGGGCAAGAAGATTCCACCCACATTAATTGAGGGGCTCTTTAAGAGAAACTCCTTTATATCGCATGCGTTTTTATACGGTGATGGTAAGCCCTATTGCGTTATGCTCTTTACCCTTAACGATCTAGAGCTTCGCAATATACTCTCCGCCTCCGGCGTTAAAATCGCGGCGAACACAAAATTATCAGACCTCACTATCGTTATTAAGATGGTTCAGGACGCCGTAGATAGGGCCAATAAAGAGCTGGCAAGCTACGAGACGATTAAACACTTCAGCATTATAGATCAGGACTTCTCACTCGAGGACGGACTTCTCACCCCGACAATGAAGATGAAGCGCAAACAGATTACGCTGCGCTACCGCGATACGATTGATTCACTCTATTCGTAACAAACTATCCGTATCAACAAAGATAGCGAGCCAAAGCACACCTCGCCGTTCTGGGGAACGAAGTTCCAAACGCTAACGCTCTAGGTTGATTACCAGTATTTCTCTAAATGTAGATTACCAGGTAATTTTTTCGAGTGCAGTGAGAACCCAAAGGTCGTAAGGCTAACCTCTAGCTCCTCAATCATGGCTGGGTTTCCACATAGAAACACGTGATCTAGAACGGGATTAAGGTTAATTTCTCCCGATTCAAAGAGCCGCTGTACCCTACCCTTTCTCCCCTCCCAGGACTCTGCGGCGCGACTCGCTATCGGCAGATACTGGAAGCTACTGTTATTGGCTTCGAAAGATTGCAGCTCCTCCGAGTATGCGAAGTCCTCCGGATGTCGAACTCCATGCACTACGGTAATCTTTCGACCATGGGTCCAGGTAGAGGGGGTGCGGATCATCGACATAAATGGAGCGATCCCAGTGCCGGTTGAAACCAGCACAAGATTATGGTCCGCCGGCACGCTATCTAATGTAAAGGTGCCGGTCACCTTGGGCTGACAGAAAAGCCTATCCCCCTCCTTAATGGCCGCAAGTCTCGAGGTCAGGGAACCGGTCGGTACCACCGCTATATAGAATTCAAAATAATCCCTCTGTTCAGGGGATGTCCCGATCGAATAAGCCCGTTTAATAATCTTATCCTCCGCTAGCGGCTCAACCTCCTCCCCTGCTCCGACGTAGCGCGGGGCCGCTCCCATTAGGCCCAAAGCCACGTACTGTCCGGGGATAAAGCTAGGCACGCCACCATCTGGCTTGACATGCAGGATCATTAATTCCGGGGTGAGATTGATTCGCGCAACAACTGTTGAATTTAACATGCCGACAATATAGCTTTCCCATCAAGAAAAATGAACTATCTGAGACCCTCACAGAGAGGTTTTTTCCTACGCAGCACTTTGCGTGGCTCGGATCGTTAGCGTAGGGGGAGTTAATCGGTGCAGATCGTTCTTGTAGAGCCTCAAATACCCCAAAACACTGGCTCAATTGCCCGAACCTGTGCGGCTACCGATAGCTCACTACACCTCGTAGGCCCGCTTGGGTTTGAGATCTCAGAGAAAGCTGTGCGGCGGGCCGGCCTAGACTACTGGCCCCACGTTAAGCTATCACAACACCCCTCCTGGGATGAGTATATCGATACCGCCAAGCCGGAGCGTATCTGGCTTTTCTCAAAATTCGGGCAAAAACTCTATACAG includes:
- a CDS encoding AIR synthase-related protein, whose translation is MQKYSSESSAYGALGASSAKSGILKAVGESGPARYFASPVADPAGDPSQAFFLHADGAGTKSIVAYLLYRETNDPSWFRSLATDSLVMNLDDVACSGGLSGLVLSNTIGRNRSCVPDEAISQIIQGYRDCAAMLANEGLPIALSGGETADVGDLVRTVIVDSTLCARIPRSELVDTFRVKAGDAIVGFSSTGRCRYEQAANSSIGSNGLTLARNVLLSRYHPETYPEVGDEKLSPESAYRGPFKVTDNIASLGMSVGEALLSPTRTYAPLILKILTTFREQTHSLIHCSGGGQTKIKRFGQGVRFEKSNLFPTPPLFEEIQRCGKIPWNEMYSVFNMGHRLEACVEPAVASEIISLAAEFGIAAQVIGRVTSSEGENEVLIDSPYGTFLY
- a CDS encoding AMP-binding protein, with translation MGSSDIDQFNNVSAALSIGEAFWSRARAHPDSPLFRYAVAPHADATRVWRSETYASVTPAIARIAHHLSALGVRPGTPVAILSHTRAEWLLADIAIQTLGGITVSIYQSQPAVEVGFVLHDSGARIVFIENEEQAQKISWLKNNLCTIPEREGILASTVQVQVDTVINFEQIDKQIDTGLPSTYLADLITNPEISATPPTVPDSINHASIASYVYTSGTTGAPKGVIQSHGNHLSNVRQAAEGGIFVLDGSLFLYLPLAHSFARLVYYVGALTSAYLALPAIVDHKTSKIDLSSIAKDLRESGASVIPSVPRLFEKMAAVLQSRASGKGLQQRVLALCISNAQKTYERRFAKAPLSLLEQILFYGLAPIREKIKRQLFGVGFRHAISGGAKLDPGINKFFDALEITICEGYGLTETCVATHVNRPLHRKIGSVGPALDQVETLILAEDGEILLRGPNVTRGYLNRPLATKESWDNEGWFHTGDIGKIDPDGFLFITDRKKELVITAGGKKIPPTLIEGLFKRNSFISHAFLYGDGKPYCVMLFTLNDLELRNILSASGVKIAANTKLSDLTIVIKMVQDAVDRANKELASYETIKHFSIIDQDFSLEDGLLTPTMKMKRKQITLRYRDTIDSLYS
- a CDS encoding ferredoxin--NADP reductase, with protein sequence MLNSTVVARINLTPELMILHVKPDGGVPSFIPGQYVALGLMGAAPRYVGAGEEVEPLAEDKIIKRAYSIGTSPEQRDYFEFYIAVVPTGSLTSRLAAIKEGDRLFCQPKVTGTFTLDSVPADHNLVLVSTGTGIAPFMSMIRTPSTWTHGRKITVVHGVRHPEDFAYSEELQSFEANNSSFQYLPIASRAAESWEGRKGRVQRLFESGEINLNPVLDHVFLCGNPAMIEELEVSLTTFGFSLHSKKLPGNLHLEKYW
- a CDS encoding tRNA (cytidine(34)-2'-O)-methyltransferase codes for the protein MQIVLVEPQIPQNTGSIARTCAATDSSLHLVGPLGFEISEKAVRRAGLDYWPHVKLSQHPSWDEYIDTAKPERIWLFSKFGQKLYTDAQFQQGDALVFGSETKGLGPQLLANFSPEQILRIPIISTHVRSLNLSNAVSIALYEARRQLKLDT